GCTGATGACAGCGATAGACCGACAGCACGTGATTTGTCAATAGAAATAGAACCAGACATGTCTAATGAATCGAAAGATACCGTGAAAACTATAAGTTTTGAAGTGATGTCAGACGCAGGTACAGCTGACACTGCCCCCACCGTTAATTCCACAATCAACCCGATTTACGAGGACGAAAATCATCATTGGGACTCTGGGATATATTCAATGGACTCCTTCAACAGTCAACCGGAGCCAAAAAACATTCCACCGTCGAGGCTCAGTTGGACTAGTGAGGATCACCGAGGGTACCCAACAACCCAAGACTATTGGATGCTGGACGCCCACAAGTTCCAAACATTCGGGGGAATATCCCaaagaaaaccaaaaaaacgtaTCGACCAAGTCTTCGAAGATGTCGATGATTTCTTCCTTGATACTCCCCCAAGAGAACAAAACCCAGACGTTAATTTTTCTGGATTAAAATTCCAAACGTTTGGTGGAATAAAACGAACAAACAAGTTTGATAAGAATCGTATTGGGTCTTATCGAAAACCCAGAGTGAAATCAGCGATGGATTGTCCTTCAActgatatttccctgaaatctAATCGTAGTGATCTCCACAATCAGCAGAAATCGATACCTGGAACTACCGCTTTCGAGGGGGATGAGTGTTTAAGGCTCGAGCCCCCTTTGGTTCCAAAGATTATTGAACGAAATTATACTAGTCTCATTGACCTTCAGAGAAGCTCTTCTGTGAGGAGAAAACCGTCAAGGAAACGGCGATTTAATCccgaaataattttcccttGAGGAGCGATAATTTGTCTAGTTAACACAGCCTTTCTAATTGTAAATAGTAGATGGTTGTTGTAGGGTGTAGTAACCTCAGGAATAACTGGGCTCGACGTTAGAAAGTAGAATGGTAAAAATAGTAATAATTTAATCCATAAAATCGATCTTacgaatgaaatatttctactTTACGTTTGCCCTGAAATTTGTAATACGAGTTTTCCTAGTAGTACaactattttcaattctttccgataaaaatttcacatCTCTCAACTCGTATATAAAAACGCCCGAAGATAAAAATACATCTCTAACGATTATCCAAATCATTATCTCTAATAAAGATCATTGTTTGACAttattctattaaaatgtTAAGTAGATTCCTGCAAACCCCTTATTAGCACCCATCCAGTTCAGTTTCCTTGAAATATAATCGAATCGATTCCTGTAATTGGTAGAGATATCATTCCTATTGATTATTATAAAAGTTTCTCTGGAAGATAAAGCAATTGACTTTCACGAAGCCGTTGATAATCAATTTGTTTACTCAATGCCACTGtcttaattgtaaataatagATATTTCTTGTAGACTCCAATTACCTGACAAATAATTCCATTCAAAGGTAGAACTAGTTAGAATTGTTGAGCTATAATTTCTAGATCTCCACGcactatttaattattcctGAATTCCTTATCTCTGAGAAACCCCAGTGTTTGATATAattctattaaaatttttagtgaataCCTCATTTGTCTATTATTTCCACACAATGCATGAGAACTCGCACAAATATTCCGACTGGTAAGTACAGCGACCAGACTTAAACTACTGTCTACTAACAAAAACAgacggattttttaaataaatgactGAATCCAACTATTCATCATCCCATTGATGTATAATAAATCTCTGAACAATTGCACGAATTGACGCTTCGTCAACTGAATGTGGATATTCTTCTCATTGGaatgtgacatttttttaaataaagcaTGTACGGATTGAACCGGTTTTGTACAATATACTAATGTCATCGCCGTGGTGTTAACATGGGGTTGAATTCTCTCCATCTCCCATACTTCTACTTCATGATTTCCTTTCCGTGTGTTATAGGAGTCATTCGAGCTGATCGAAGCATCGCCCAAGTCCCAGAATAACCGAGAAACAGAGCCCCAAGAAGTGATAGAAGAAATCCTCGAGCGAGAACGAAAAAacagtaaaaatgaaataaacgcAAAGCTGAACAACCAGGGAAACTTCGACTCTCCGATATTCGATAGCAAGAAATCGTTCACTGAGGAAAACAACAGAAAAATTCGAAGGATCGATCTGAGAGCGTATGGTTTTGCGAATCAGTTCGATGAGAGCAgcgaaattcagaaaaaaccTCCGCGAGTTGTGAACAAATTGGATTTAAGATCGTACGGATACGACTCAGGTCTTCGAAGAACTCAATCGAACAATCACATTGACAGCAAAGTCAACAACAGTTTTGTCCAACCGAAATTGATCGATGATAAATCTAATTTAACACAGAATCATTCACCCCGTCTGAGAAGTGATGATTACATATGGACACAGAGTACTGACGATTTAAATCAGGAGAGGGAGATAATTTTGGACAAACTTGGAGGATTGACAACGGCCAAGTCTGTGCCAAATATTGCGAAGATCAGTTCCTTCGGTtgtaatggaaataaaaagtcTGATGATGATGGTGAGATTTGCGTTGCACGAAGGGTCAACGTCTCTCAGGACAATGAGGTCGACAGTTATGATTCAGATTCACAAAATTCTAGGACAGAATCAGCTGAAGAATTACCAACAAAGCTCCCCAGGTCGAAGGAGATGAGGTATTCGTTGGAGTCTTTGGAGGGTCCTGACAGGTTCATCGATGCTGCCTTGCCTATGCCTTCGGTGAGGAGATTAGCCCAGGCCTTTAATGCACCACCTGAAGTGAAACCAACACCAGTTCCGAGGGTGAATAAACCCGTCCTACGAGACCGTCCAACCACTCCTGAAATTCATATTGTGAAGACTCCGAGGCAAATGCACAGTTTAACAGCGAGATCTTTATCCCGAGAGTTTCGCgagggattaaaaaatatttcttgcaAACCCAATGCACAACCTGTCTACAGTACCATCATTGAACAGAGTAAAGTCCCAGCTGGTTCGGTCTCGGACGAAGCCGACGATAACGACAAGAAAAAGGTGATTGCATCCGGTAATTTGAGgaataacatttatttttgggaACAACTACAGAGAAAACCCTGAGGAATTCTCTCGTTGGATACTAAAGGCTCAATTcttcaaattatttaatcCCTGTACCCGTACCTAAAGTAGATATTCCCTGGAAAATTATACATTGCGTGGAGTAATCATAGAATGCGAACACAACGGAAACTGCCATaacttaattttaattctattaattCTCGCTAATTCTGAACtaggtatttatttttcggcTTGCGAATTCAACagatttgaattattcatttctagaaaatatttttccattagagaaaaaaaaaatcttattctGTGCCAAAGGACACATCGGTGTCACCATCCAAAGAGGGAGAAAATTTTCGCATAATTTATCATTaggttttatattatttataaataaatcactgttgggatatgaaaaaaattgttattgattaatatattttgtaattcttacatgaaaaagaaattggtAAAATGTTTAATTGTGTATATACATAGTAAATATTCATATTCGATGACAAAACATTGTCACAGTATTTATGATGCTAAATTTTCAAAGTTTAAACGTTGTCATTGTTTGTTGTTTATTGTATTAAATTACTCGTTCTACCGCAATACTTTCAAACTGTGTaaagaattgaataaaattggaGTAAAGATAGAATTTATATAACACTATTGATCCCACAGAATCTGAACAATGATCGTCTGTCTgatcatgaattttcattatctcAACTCATCGAGTATCACTAATCAAATGAGTATCAATAAGAGGACCAGGACAATGTTATTATCATAACTAGtaataatttcattagtaATAAATCGTTCTAACACGATGGAATGGAAGATTCTCTAACTTTTGTGCATTTCGCCGTCTGTAGTCCCATAGGAAGTGATCAACGATGATAGAATTACAACTGAATGGATTTATGTTCAAGTTCGGATATTGCTTGATTAATGTACGAACTCTCTCTACAACTCTCTCCACAATTTCAATTGAGCAACCACGAATCTCTACTTCGTCTGGGCATCCCTCCGTCATCTCTGTGCCTTTAAATGAACCAAGTTTTAGTCTGGGGTATTATAAACGTCGAGTTGATTTAAGATTTGAGAATGAGGTCGGTAGGGGATTTGGATAAATGAGATTTTACGTCATATGTAATGTCATTTTGCATGAATGCAATTATTACTGGATACGTACCTGATTGAAGGGCACTGAGGAGGGGATTACTGTATCTCATGGCACCAAATTCCAATAACACCTGGGGTACTCTATAATCGGGGAACATTGTTATTATATCGATGTCGTTAAATTCACCCAGGTCCTTTCCTTTGTAGCAAGCCCATATATCACCTATCAATATCTGTGCTCGTTTGTAAAACGATACTGAAAATAATTGGATGCGTCATTATCCGATCTGTGGATTAGAGTTTAATGATAATGtgtgtgaagaatttttatagatttGTCTTATAGAAATTTCAGTCACCAGgaatgtttaaatttttttagaacttGAATTTCTCTTGCATCTGAAAACACTATCTCGAAATTTCTACTGCAAAGTGGTAATTGTTGTGTAATTAATACAGAGATTGACtgattcattaataataatagtttaTACGTGAAATTTCTTGAGAAAATCTATAGAAAATTCTCATACATAACAGCATGAACACGAACTGAATCAAATTCGCTGTGAGTTTTTGCTGTAACTTTGAAAATGCGGGGAACGAAAGTTTCTTGTGAAATTTTCCCATTTATCTTACATTCCAATTCATGAGAAACTCATTTCGAAGTTAACCAGTCTCGGTTCGCCATTTCACTACAGACTTATATGAGTCATACCTCGGTGGCCATAAAAATCCGCTTCATCTCGGAAACACTCAAATTCCTTAACGACGAGTTTTAGTAACTTCTCAGCTGAGTATTTGGATATTTTGACGCACTCCACAAAAGTgccattatatttttctatgagaatttttccaacctGTTGAAGATTTTTCACTCGATGCTCCAGAAGGGGAGGTGGATCGGCTCCATCATCTTCTCGTAAAATTCGTCCCAAATCGTCGCTAGTAATTTTCGCGTAGTAATTTGGGTCAATTATTGGAATGCCttcctgcatttttttttaaagaaaaaacatAGCCCTATCGCTTTAAAATGTCacacttttgaaaatttatatttgaagcaaaatcagaaaatgaggaaaaggAATTCTACGGTTTATACTATACTTAGAACTATCAGGCAGCCGACGTGAgtacgattaattaattaaaatggaaaaattgaaaaagatttGATGATTATGATAACGTGGTTGAGTTTAGGAAATTGGATGAGGTTATCAGTTCGGTTCCAAAGCCAAAGGGCGCAATTCCGAATTTCGGTCTTCCCAAATGGAAATGCACACCCCTTGAATGCAAAATTCCCCTCGTGCCAGGACCAGAAGGGGCgtattatttttctcgaaaTAAAATCGGAAAGCAATTATACAAGAAATCCTCAAGAAATGCAGAATTCGATTTAACTGACCCTAATCAATATGACATTGCATTTGAGTATGACTCGTTACACGATCGACATCTGGCTCGTTACTTCTCCGATGAGAAAACTCTACTCAGAATGAAAAAACTGGGATTCATCACCGAGGACTTGGATGCTATATGTTCGGTCAAGGAGTACAACATGTATCGTAAATATATGCAGAAATTGCACGGAGAAAATGTGAAACGAGAACTTCGGCGGAGGGGGGAACTGGAAGCTGAGAAGAGAGATCTCAGAGCTGCGAATCGTGAAGCACACAAAGAAGCAGCGAAGTAATTAACAGAactctatgaaaaaaaatgtagacgaggtttttcattatttcaaaagATTATGATGTTAAAATTTTGTTTGGATTGATTTTATCGACTAGACAGTGACTAAAAAGTTTCTGTAAAAACTTCACAAAATCTACTGAACAAATtattgaaacaaattgtccGTCATATTGAGAGCGCTTGATATGGgtgaacaaaaatgaatcatctgtctatagctgtttttagtccatctcagtatgttataatttttatagtttttctccaaacagta
The DNA window shown above is from Diachasmimorpha longicaudata isolate KC_UGA_2023 chromosome 7, iyDiaLong2, whole genome shotgun sequence and carries:
- the LOC135164891 gene encoding queuosine 5'-phosphate N-glycosylase/hydrolase, translating into MAILPRESGKLIARLAKNVFIEEEGINNLAREVLEGLKNRTISIDNFSQSELHPNAGHPKAIDWIFVLDTLNFSFWSNNADNKWKVNGHSGYFALCAAIKRAVDEGIPIIDPNYYAKITSDDLGRILREDDGADPPPLLEHRVKNLQQVGKILIEKYNGTFVECVKISKYSAEKLLKLVVKEFECFRDEADFYGHRVSFYKRAQILIGDIWACYKGKDLGEFNDIDIITMFPDYRVPQVLLEFGAMRYSNPLLSALQSGTEMTEGCPDEVEIRGCSIEIVERVVERVRTLIKQYPNLNINPFSCNSIIVDHFLWDYRRRNAQKLENLPFHRVRTIYY
- the LOC135164888 gene encoding fibrous sheath-interacting protein 2 isoform X2; this translates as MRKRNSTVYTILRTIRQPTKLDEVISSVPKPKGAIPNFGLPKWKCTPLECKIPLVPGPEGAYYFSRNKIGKQLYKKSSRNAEFDLTDPNQYDIAFEYDSLHDRHLARYFSDEKTLLRMKKLGFITEDLDAICSVKEYNMYRKYMQKLHGENVKRELRRRGELEAEKRDLRAANREAHKEAAKLKKNDKKNEARIKMDSPQLQAEEKRRRLLIKQQQTEERLKMLESKKKDQKERVILRAKVRAEHLKQRRRCVWERDRQKIVKVLLKWRQKDRDRNKRQRKSLREADEARREATEKKWMERERYQEWLLTIEKFLLEYAQGEAKRNIEKYMKKVERECDRIRIHLLSVIME